The Desulfovibrio sp. Fe33 genome includes a window with the following:
- the amrS gene encoding AmmeMemoRadiSam system radical SAM enzyme, translating to MIEARLWKSLKDGAVQCRLCNHFCAIRPGGRGRCGVRENREGVLFSLNYGKVAALNLDPVEKKPLYHFLPGSMTFSFATMGCNLSCTFCQNWSLSQPPRTGSPILGREMSPEDLVAEAIRLEAASISYTYSEPTIFFELMQDTARLAHERGLKNIMVSNGFMSRECLDALGPDIDAINVDLKCFTETFYEAISGARLQPVLDNLKQIKHELGWWLEVTTLLIPGKNDSPGELDRLTDFLAREIGTDTPWHISRFHPDYKMTDAPPTSGNSLETAYDMGKAKGLQYVYIGNMPGSNKQDTVCPGCGRELINRSGFSARVRGIRDGRCSDC from the coding sequence ATGATCGAGGCCAGACTGTGGAAGTCTCTCAAGGACGGCGCGGTCCAATGCAGGCTGTGCAACCATTTTTGCGCCATCAGGCCCGGCGGGCGAGGCCGGTGCGGTGTGCGGGAGAACAGGGAGGGCGTCCTGTTCTCCCTGAACTACGGCAAGGTCGCCGCACTGAATCTCGACCCGGTCGAAAAAAAGCCCCTCTACCATTTCCTGCCCGGCTCCATGACCTTCTCCTTCGCCACCATGGGCTGCAACCTGTCCTGCACCTTCTGCCAGAACTGGTCCCTGTCCCAGCCGCCGCGCACGGGCAGTCCCATCCTGGGCCGGGAGATGTCCCCCGAGGACCTGGTCGCGGAAGCCATCCGGCTCGAAGCCGCGTCCATCTCCTATACCTACTCCGAGCCGACCATCTTCTTCGAGCTGATGCAGGACACGGCCCGGCTGGCCCATGAACGGGGACTCAAGAACATCATGGTCTCCAACGGCTTCATGAGCCGCGAATGCCTGGACGCCCTCGGCCCGGACATCGACGCCATCAACGTGGACCTCAAATGCTTCACTGAAACGTTCTACGAGGCCATCTCCGGAGCCCGGCTCCAGCCCGTGCTCGACAACCTGAAGCAAATCAAGCACGAGCTCGGCTGGTGGCTTGAAGTGACCACCCTGCTCATCCCCGGCAAAAACGATTCGCCCGGCGAACTGGACCGGCTGACGGACTTCCTCGCCCGCGAAATCGGCACCGACACGCCGTGGCACATCTCCCGGTTCCACCCCGACTACAAGATGACCGACGCCCCGCCGACCTCCGGCAACTCGCTGGAAACCGCCTACGACATGGGCAAGGCCAAGGGGCTTCAATACGTCTACATCGGAAACATGCCCGGCTCCAACAAACAGGACACCGTCTGCCCCGGCTGCGGCAGGGAGCTCATCAACCGTTCCGGATTCTCGGCCCGCGTGCGGGGCATCCGCGACGGCAGGTGCTCGGACTGCTGA
- a CDS encoding radical SAM protein codes for MSSKNKPQPRMLFASADGEIFDHPDLLLMVRRGDEFGLPRPDEIIPLPEESEFFMLPGRHAMGYSQEDGQAEVMEELAVAAFVCPGHTVTGIAAYESDDDAPILPLLSYAAIGYANGRFWVCAKQVDEDKRQVFTHIPPDRIEAGAHQLLAEMPENRLVNHLAGCALTSGCPAAKNLSLGRFECPLPTSQACNAECVGCISHQPEDSGFPSPQCRIAFRPTADEIVQIMRRHESRERRPIFSFGQGCEGEPLLEAELICEAVSQYRSEGGTGTVNVNTNGSRHQAMPALKVAGVNSIRVSLNSARKGPYEAYYRPRGYSFDDVRETICKAHDVGLFVSLNLLFFPGVTDTEEEFDALVELGEACRYDFIQLRNLNLDPELYLKLMAPFGRSPSMGFNNFRKRLKKALPWIDYGYFNPYRG; via the coding sequence ATGTCATCCAAGAACAAACCACAACCGCGTATGCTGTTCGCCTCGGCGGACGGCGAGATTTTCGACCACCCGGACCTCTTGCTGATGGTCCGGCGGGGCGACGAATTCGGCCTGCCCAGGCCCGACGAAATCATACCCCTGCCCGAGGAATCAGAATTCTTCATGCTCCCCGGCCGCCATGCCATGGGCTACAGCCAGGAAGACGGCCAGGCCGAGGTCATGGAGGAGCTGGCGGTGGCGGCCTTCGTCTGTCCGGGTCATACCGTCACCGGGATAGCGGCTTACGAGTCCGACGACGACGCCCCGATCCTGCCCCTGCTTTCCTACGCGGCCATCGGTTATGCCAACGGCCGTTTCTGGGTCTGCGCCAAGCAGGTGGACGAGGACAAACGGCAGGTGTTCACCCATATTCCGCCCGACCGCATCGAGGCCGGAGCGCATCAGCTCCTGGCCGAGATGCCCGAGAACCGCCTGGTCAACCATCTGGCGGGCTGCGCCCTGACCAGCGGCTGCCCGGCGGCCAAGAACCTGTCCCTTGGACGCTTCGAATGCCCCCTGCCCACTTCCCAGGCCTGCAACGCCGAATGCGTGGGCTGCATTTCGCACCAGCCCGAGGATTCCGGTTTCCCCTCCCCGCAATGCCGCATCGCGTTCCGCCCCACGGCCGATGAGATCGTTCAGATCATGCGCCGCCACGAGTCGCGGGAACGCCGCCCCATATTTTCCTTTGGCCAGGGATGCGAGGGAGAGCCTCTGCTCGAAGCCGAACTCATCTGCGAGGCTGTGTCCCAATACCGGAGCGAAGGCGGCACCGGCACGGTCAACGTCAACACCAACGGTTCCCGCCACCAGGCCATGCCCGCCCTCAAAGTCGCAGGGGTCAACTCCATCAGGGTCAGCCTCAACTCGGCGCGCAAAGGCCCCTACGAGGCGTACTACCGGCCGCGCGGCTATTCCTTCGACGACGTGCGCGAAACCATCTGCAAGGCCCACGATGTCGGCCTGTTCGTCTCCCTCAACCTGCTGTTCTTCCCCGGCGTCACCGATACCGAGGAAGAGTTCGACGCGCTGGTCGAACTGGGCGAGGCGTGCCGCTACGACTTCATCCAGCTGCGTAATCTCAACCTCGACCCAGAGCTCTATCTCAAGCTCATGGCTCCCTTCGGACGTTCTCCCTCCATGGGTTTCAACAACTTCAGGAAACGGCTCAAAAAGGCTCTCCCCTGGATCGACTACGGCTATTTCAATCCGTACCGTGGCTAG
- the purM gene encoding phosphoribosylformylglycinamidine cyclo-ligase has translation MSDSAKRSQAYTAAGVDIEAGNEFVRRIKDMVKSTFTPGVATDIGGFGGLFKPEISGMEAPMLVAGTDGVGTKLKIAFMFDKHDTVGIDLVAMSVNDVLVQGATPLFFLDYFATGKLEPGVAAEVVSGVCEGCRQSACALLGGETAEMPGFYPDGEYDLSGFAVGMVDTPKLVTGKEITPGDVLIGLASSGVHSNGWSLVRKLLGESGLDKDDIFPGTERTVAEVLIEPTRIYVKPVLELMESLPIKGMVHVTGGGFYDNVPRILPEDVAATVQFGSWAMLPVFDWIKNQGDLSWPEMLQIFNCGIGYILIVDPAHADEALEKLDARDDVEAYRIGEITKRQDASEQVEVVFP, from the coding sequence ATGAGCGACAGCGCCAAACGATCCCAGGCCTACACCGCTGCTGGTGTGGACATCGAGGCGGGCAACGAATTCGTCCGCCGTATCAAGGACATGGTAAAGTCCACTTTCACGCCCGGCGTAGCCACGGACATCGGCGGCTTCGGCGGCCTGTTCAAGCCCGAAATCTCGGGCATGGAAGCCCCCATGCTCGTTGCCGGAACCGACGGGGTGGGCACCAAGCTCAAGATAGCCTTCATGTTCGACAAGCACGACACCGTGGGCATCGATCTGGTGGCCATGTCCGTCAACGACGTGCTCGTTCAGGGCGCGACCCCGCTTTTCTTTTTGGATTACTTCGCCACAGGCAAGCTGGAGCCCGGCGTGGCCGCCGAAGTGGTCTCCGGCGTGTGTGAAGGGTGCCGTCAGTCCGCCTGCGCCCTGCTCGGCGGCGAGACCGCCGAGATGCCCGGCTTCTACCCCGACGGCGAGTACGACCTTTCCGGTTTCGCCGTGGGCATGGTCGACACTCCGAAGCTCGTCACCGGCAAGGAGATCACGCCCGGCGACGTGCTCATCGGGCTGGCGTCCTCCGGCGTGCATTCCAACGGCTGGTCCCTGGTCCGCAAGCTCCTCGGCGAGTCCGGGCTGGACAAGGACGATATCTTTCCCGGTACGGAAAGGACCGTGGCCGAGGTGCTCATCGAGCCTACCCGAATCTACGTCAAGCCGGTTCTCGAACTCATGGAGTCCCTGCCCATCAAGGGTATGGTCCATGTCACCGGCGGCGGTTTCTACGACAACGTGCCCCGCATCCTTCCCGAGGATGTGGCCGCCACGGTGCAGTTCGGCTCCTGGGCCATGCTTCCGGTATTCGATTGGATCAAGAACCAGGGAGACCTTTCCTGGCCTGAAATGCTTCAGATTTTCAACTGCGGGATCGGCTACATCCTTATTGTCGACCCGGCGCACGCCGACGAGGCCCTCGAGAAACTCGACGCCCGCGACGACGTCGAAGCGTACCGCATCGGCGAGATCACCAAACGCCAGGACGCCTCCGAACAGGTCGAAGTCGTTTTCCCGTAG
- a CDS encoding bacteriohemerythrin — MRTDNHRLDWYESLSVGVPSIDEQHKRLIALTDKLFQAIMDDVGKTVMGDVLNELADYTTYHFGHEEQLLLEHGYPEDLFAEHQYEHQVLTTKVHELIGEHERNASCLDLTVYEFLRDWTTEHMKGTDSQYSDFLIKRGVR, encoded by the coding sequence ATGCGGACGGATAATCACCGACTGGACTGGTATGAATCGCTCTCCGTGGGCGTCCCCTCCATCGATGAGCAACACAAACGGCTCATCGCCCTGACCGACAAGCTATTCCAGGCCATCATGGATGACGTTGGAAAAACCGTCATGGGCGATGTGCTGAACGAACTGGCCGACTACACGACCTATCATTTCGGCCACGAAGAGCAGCTCCTGCTCGAACACGGCTACCCCGAGGACCTGTTCGCCGAACATCAATACGAACACCAGGTTCTGACGACCAAGGTCCACGAACTCATCGGAGAGCACGAGCGGAACGCCTCCTGCCTGGACCTGACGGTCTATGAATTCCTGCGCGACTGGACCACGGAACACATGAAGGGAACAGACTCCCAATACTCCGATTTCCTGATTAAACGCGGCGTCCGCTGA
- the alaS gene encoding alanine--tRNA ligase, with the protein MKANEIRRRFLEYFERNGHTIVESSPLTPKDDPTLLFTNAGMVQFKKLFLGQEKRDYIRATTSQKCLRVGGKHNDLENVGRTARHHTFFEMLGNFSFGDYFKEDAIRFCWEFLTEELKLDKNRLYITIYKDDDEAGELWQKVAGVPTDRIYRLGEKDNFWSMGDTGPCGPCSEVHYDQGEEVGCGPNCGIGKCDCDRFLEIWNLVFMQYDQAEDGTRTDLPRPSIDTGMGLERIAAVVQGVHSNYETDLFQSIISYTAELAGVKYRQSEEIDTALQVIADHSRAIAFLIPDQVLPSNEGRGYILRRLIRRAYRFGKLMGLEGSFLWKTASKVIDDMGGHYKELEETRNFMVEVVRGEEESFAKTLDKGLEMLEEELAELKKANATVVPGETTFKLYDTYGFPIDIVRDVAEQHSMDVDEAEFDKFMQEQKQRSKAAWKGSGEKDVASVFQTLLEQDVTSEFSGYETMADQSEIAYLLTPEGVVVDALNDGESGWMVAKVTPFYGESGGQVGDTGAIAAKNGKADVLDTVKPSKNLTAHKINVTEGVLKPGDSAFLNVDRTQRLATMRNHTTTHLLHAALHKVLGDHAKQAGSLVGPDRLRFDFTHIKGLSPEEIHEVETLVNKAIFDAIPVTREVMSIEAAQAKGATALFGEKYGDTVSVIEVPGVSMEFCGGTHLDNTGIAGSFVITSESGVAAGIRRIEAATGHNAVAWLNERREAVSEAGAMLKAQPSDLARKVKDLQQQVKDMHREMKTLQSKLASGAGRDMMSEIEEINGVKVLAVEVEAPNMGVMLEQMDALRSKLPSGIICLVSPHEDGKVSVALAVTKDLHDRFKAGDLIKPVAGEVGGGGGGRPDLARAGGSNPAGVANALAKLKELVSA; encoded by the coding sequence ATTCAAGAAGCTCTTCCTGGGCCAGGAAAAGCGCGACTACATCCGCGCCACCACGTCCCAGAAGTGTCTCCGCGTGGGCGGCAAGCACAACGACCTGGAAAACGTGGGCCGCACGGCCCGCCACCACACCTTTTTCGAGATGCTCGGCAACTTCTCCTTCGGCGACTACTTCAAGGAAGACGCCATCCGGTTCTGCTGGGAGTTCCTGACCGAGGAGCTCAAGCTCGACAAGAACCGCCTCTACATCACCATCTACAAGGATGACGACGAGGCCGGAGAGCTGTGGCAGAAGGTCGCCGGAGTTCCGACCGACCGCATTTACCGCCTGGGCGAGAAGGACAACTTCTGGTCCATGGGCGACACCGGCCCCTGCGGCCCCTGCTCCGAGGTCCACTACGACCAGGGCGAGGAAGTGGGCTGCGGCCCGAACTGCGGTATCGGCAAATGCGACTGCGACAGGTTCCTTGAAATCTGGAACCTGGTCTTCATGCAGTACGATCAGGCCGAGGACGGCACCCGGACCGACCTGCCCCGCCCCTCCATCGACACCGGCATGGGCCTTGAGCGCATCGCCGCCGTGGTCCAGGGCGTGCACTCCAACTACGAGACCGACCTCTTCCAGTCCATCATCAGCTACACGGCCGAGCTTGCGGGCGTGAAATACCGCCAGTCCGAGGAAATCGACACGGCCTTGCAGGTCATCGCCGACCACTCCCGGGCCATCGCCTTCCTCATTCCGGACCAGGTCCTGCCGTCCAACGAGGGCCGGGGCTACATCCTGCGCCGCCTCATCCGCCGCGCCTACCGTTTCGGCAAACTCATGGGCCTGGAGGGCTCCTTCCTGTGGAAGACGGCCTCCAAGGTCATCGACGACATGGGCGGCCACTACAAGGAATTGGAAGAGACCCGCAACTTCATGGTTGAGGTCGTCCGGGGCGAGGAGGAGTCCTTCGCCAAGACCCTGGACAAGGGCCTCGAAATGCTTGAGGAGGAGCTGGCCGAACTGAAGAAGGCCAATGCGACCGTCGTTCCCGGCGAGACCACCTTCAAGCTCTACGACACCTACGGCTTCCCCATCGACATCGTCCGCGACGTGGCCGAACAGCACTCCATGGACGTGGACGAGGCCGAGTTCGACAAATTCATGCAGGAGCAGAAGCAGCGTTCCAAGGCCGCCTGGAAAGGGTCCGGCGAAAAGGACGTGGCCTCCGTGTTCCAGACCCTGCTCGAGCAGGATGTGACTTCCGAGTTCTCCGGCTACGAGACCATGGCCGACCAGTCCGAGATCGCCTACCTCCTGACCCCCGAAGGCGTGGTCGTGGACGCGCTCAATGACGGCGAGTCCGGCTGGATGGTGGCAAAGGTCACACCGTTCTACGGCGAGTCCGGCGGACAGGTGGGCGACACCGGTGCCATCGCGGCCAAGAACGGCAAGGCCGACGTCCTCGACACGGTCAAGCCGTCCAAGAATCTGACCGCCCACAAGATCAACGTCACGGAAGGCGTCCTCAAGCCGGGCGACTCCGCCTTCCTCAACGTGGACCGCACGCAGCGCCTGGCGACCATGCGCAACCACACCACCACCCACCTGCTCCACGCCGCCCTGCATAAGGTGCTGGGCGACCACGCCAAGCAGGCTGGCTCACTGGTGGGACCGGACCGGCTGCGCTTCGACTTCACCCACATCAAGGGCCTTTCCCCCGAGGAAATCCACGAAGTTGAAACCCTGGTCAACAAGGCCATCTTCGACGCCATCCCCGTGACCCGCGAGGTCATGTCCATCGAAGCCGCCCAGGCCAAGGGCGCGACCGCCCTGTTCGGCGAAAAGTACGGCGACACGGTCTCGGTCATCGAAGTGCCGGGTGTTTCCATGGAATTCTGCGGCGGCACCCATCTGGACAACACCGGCATCGCCGGTTCCTTCGTCATCACCTCCGAATCCGGCGTCGCTGCGGGTATCCGGCGCATCGAAGCCGCCACCGGCCACAACGCCGTTGCCTGGCTCAACGAGCGCCGCGAAGCCGTTTCCGAGGCCGGTGCCATGCTCAAGGCGCAACCCTCCGACCTGGCCCGGAAGGTCAAGGACCTCCAGCAGCAGGTCAAGGACATGCACAGGGAAATGAAGACCCTCCAGAGCAAGCTCGCCTCCGGCGCGGGCCGCGACATGATGAGCGAGATCGAGGAGATCAACGGCGTCAAGGTCCTGGCTGTCGAAGTGGAGGCCCCGAACATGGGCGTCATGCTCGAACAGATGGACGCCCTGCGCTCCAAGCTGCCTTCCGGCATCATCTGCCTGGTCTCGCCTCACGAGGACGGCAAAGTTTCCGTGGCCCTGGCCGTGACCAAGGACCTGCACGACCGCTTCAAGGCGGGCGATCTCATCAAGCCCGTGGCGGGCGAAGTCGGCGGAGGCGGCGGAGGCCGTCCGGACCTGGCCCGCGCAGGCGGCTCCAATCCGGCAGGCGTCGCTAACGCCCTGGCCAAGCTCAAGGAGCTGGTCTCCGCGTAA
- the rplM gene encoding 50S ribosomal protein L13, translated as MKTYSPKPEDANREWFIVDATDKILGRLATEITTRLRGKHKPEFAPHMDMGDFVVVINADKIKVTGQKMDAKMYYKHTNHPGGLKQKTLRQMLDIKPENVITAAVKGMLPKNKLAAQQLKKLKVYAGPEHPHAAQAPKPLDF; from the coding sequence ATGAAGACATATAGCCCGAAGCCGGAAGACGCGAACCGCGAATGGTTCATCGTCGACGCCACGGACAAGATCCTGGGCCGACTGGCCACCGAGATCACCACCCGTCTGCGCGGCAAGCACAAGCCGGAGTTCGCCCCCCACATGGATATGGGCGACTTCGTGGTGGTCATCAACGCCGATAAGATCAAAGTCACCGGCCAGAAGATGGACGCCAAGATGTACTACAAGCACACCAACCATCCTGGCGGCCTGAAGCAGAAGACCCTGCGCCAGATGCTGGACATCAAGCCCGAGAACGTCATCACCGCCGCCGTCAAGGGTATGCTGCCCAAGAACAAACTGGCCGCCCAGCAGCTGAAAAAGCTGAAGGTCTACGCCGGTCCCGAGCACCCGCACGCGGCCCAGGCTCCCAAACCTCTGGATTTCTAA
- a CDS encoding DsrE family protein, translating to MYCLYAFNGELMCFVHVLLNALDMKDRDKEAIIVFEGAAVKLVPELEKPENPFHALYQKARQAGLVAGACKACSSKLGVLDAVKASGMPLLDDMSGHPSMAAYMDKGYTILTF from the coding sequence ATGTATTGTCTTTATGCGTTCAACGGCGAACTGATGTGTTTCGTCCACGTCCTGCTCAACGCGCTGGACATGAAGGACAGGGACAAGGAGGCGATCATCGTCTTCGAGGGCGCGGCGGTGAAGCTCGTGCCCGAGCTGGAAAAACCGGAAAACCCGTTCCACGCGCTCTATCAAAAGGCCAGGCAGGCGGGACTCGTGGCGGGCGCGTGCAAGGCGTGCTCGTCCAAACTGGGCGTACTCGACGCGGTGAAGGCTTCCGGGATGCCCCTGCTCGACGACATGTCCGGCCATCCGTCCATGGCCGCCTACATGGACAAGGGCTACACCATCCTGACATTCTAG
- the prxU gene encoding thioredoxin-dependent peroxiredoxin (Most members of this family contain a selenocysteine.), with product MPEIKDPSCERPAPKVAAPSQPEEQAPTPTAKPEGGSMIRVGQKAPDFTAPAYIDGLFGSVTLSEYLGQWVVLCFYPGDFTFVUATEISAVAEKNEEFEKLGVQVLSMSTDSMFVHKMWVDHELSKMITRGKVPFPMLSDGGGAVGTQYGVYDNAGGVDVRGRFLIDPDGVVQAFEVLTPPVGRNVNETLRQIQAFQLVRESKGTKATPSGWRPGKPVLNPGPALVGKVWQEWKVSMAFD from the coding sequence ATGCCTGAAATCAAAGATCCCTCGTGCGAGCGTCCCGCCCCCAAGGTGGCGGCCCCCTCTCAGCCCGAGGAGCAGGCCCCGACTCCAACCGCCAAACCAGAAGGAGGCTCCATGATCCGCGTCGGCCAGAAGGCCCCAGATTTTACCGCCCCCGCCTACATCGACGGCCTGTTCGGTTCCGTCACCCTCTCGGAATATCTCGGACAGTGGGTCGTCCTGTGCTTCTATCCCGGTGACTTCACGTTCGTTTGAGCGACCGAGATTTCCGCGGTCGCGGAAAAGAACGAAGAATTCGAGAAGCTGGGCGTCCAGGTCCTGTCCATGTCCACCGATTCCATGTTCGTGCACAAAATGTGGGTGGACCACGAACTTTCCAAGATGATTACCCGAGGCAAGGTTCCCTTCCCCATGCTGTCCGACGGCGGCGGCGCGGTGGGCACCCAGTACGGCGTTTACGATAACGCGGGCGGCGTCGACGTGCGCGGCCGCTTCCTCATCGATCCCGACGGCGTGGTACAGGCCTTCGAAGTCCTGACCCCGCCCGTAGGCCGCAACGTCAATGAAACCCTGCGCCAGATTCAGGCGTTCCAACTGGTGCGCGAATCCAAGGGCACCAAGGCCACGCCTTCCGGCTGGAGGCCGGGCAAACCGGTACTCAATCCCGGCCCGGCCCTGGTGGGCAAGGTCTGGCAGGAGTGGAAAGTCTCCATGGCCTTCGACTAA
- the rpsI gene encoding 30S ribosomal protein S9 has product MSDFTYATGKRKNAISRTRLYAGTGQITVNGRPFEDYFPRKTLQMVVQQPLKLVKMLDRFDIKANCSGGGVSGQAEALRHGIARALCDLDPELRSVLKPAGLLTRDARKKERKKYGLRGARASFQFSKR; this is encoded by the coding sequence ATGAGCGATTTCACCTACGCCACTGGCAAACGTAAGAATGCGATCTCCCGCACCCGCCTTTATGCCGGCACCGGGCAGATCACCGTCAACGGCCGTCCCTTCGAGGACTATTTCCCCCGCAAGACCCTGCAGATGGTTGTCCAGCAGCCGCTGAAGCTGGTCAAGATGCTCGACCGCTTCGACATCAAGGCCAACTGCTCCGGCGGCGGCGTGTCCGGCCAGGCCGAGGCCCTGCGCCACGGCATCGCCCGCGCCCTCTGCGACCTGGATCCGGAACTGCGCTCCGTGCTCAAGCCCGCCGGTCTGCTGACCCGCGACGCTCGTAAGAAAGAGCGTAAGAAGTACGGCCTCCGCGGCGCCCGCGCTTCCTTCCAGTTCTCCAAGCGTTAA